One genomic region from Terasakiella sp. SH-1 encodes:
- the purD gene encoding phosphoribosylamine--glycine ligase: MKVLVVGSGGREHALCWAIAKSAKLSKLYCAPGNAGIADVAECVAVGAEDVDAVVSFAKENAIDLVVVGPEAPLVLGMVDKLEEAGIKAFGPSAAASVLEGSKGFMKDMCAKAGVPTAGYGRFTDAAKAKEFIRENGAPIVVKTDGLAAGKGVIICQSVEEAEKAVDDMMGDKIFGDAGNEIVIEDFLRGEECSFFALVDGERALPLAAAQDHKAAYDGDRGPNTGGMGAYSPAPIASPEICDKIMETAINPLIKTMADEGCPYKGVLFCGLMVEDGVPTVLEYNIRFGDPECQVLMMRWKSDVLEALDAAAEGRLDDITLEWHDETAMVVVMAAEGYPGSYEKGTEIKNLAEANGVENAFVFHAGTKAEDDKVLATGGRVLGVTGRGTSVSEAQATTYKAVDAIDWPKGFCRRDIGWRAVEREKS, translated from the coding sequence ATGAAAGTACTCGTTGTTGGTTCCGGTGGTCGTGAACATGCGTTGTGTTGGGCGATTGCCAAGTCTGCAAAACTGTCCAAACTTTATTGCGCACCGGGCAATGCGGGTATTGCGGATGTGGCTGAATGTGTCGCTGTGGGTGCAGAAGATGTAGACGCCGTAGTAAGCTTTGCCAAAGAAAACGCCATTGATCTGGTTGTTGTTGGCCCCGAAGCGCCGTTGGTTCTCGGCATGGTGGACAAGCTGGAAGAAGCAGGCATCAAGGCATTTGGTCCCAGTGCGGCAGCTTCTGTGCTGGAAGGGTCCAAAGGCTTTATGAAAGACATGTGTGCCAAGGCCGGTGTGCCGACAGCAGGTTATGGTCGTTTCACCGATGCAGCCAAGGCGAAAGAATTTATCCGTGAAAATGGCGCACCGATCGTGGTGAAAACCGACGGTTTGGCTGCTGGTAAAGGCGTGATCATCTGTCAAAGTGTTGAAGAGGCTGAAAAAGCCGTGGATGATATGATGGGCGATAAAATCTTCGGTGATGCGGGTAATGAGATCGTCATCGAAGATTTCCTGCGCGGTGAAGAATGTTCTTTCTTTGCTCTGGTGGATGGCGAACGTGCCTTGCCACTGGCCGCAGCGCAAGATCACAAGGCGGCTTATGATGGCGATCGTGGTCCGAACACAGGGGGCATGGGTGCGTATTCTCCGGCCCCGATTGCGTCCCCAGAAATCTGTGATAAGATCATGGAAACGGCGATTAATCCGCTCATTAAGACGATGGCCGATGAAGGTTGCCCTTACAAAGGTGTGCTGTTCTGTGGCCTGATGGTGGAAGATGGCGTGCCGACCGTTCTGGAATATAACATCCGTTTTGGTGATCCAGAGTGTCAGGTGCTGATGATGCGCTGGAAGTCTGATGTGCTGGAAGCATTGGATGCCGCTGCTGAAGGACGTCTGGATGACATCACACTGGAATGGCATGATGAAACAGCCATGGTTGTTGTGATGGCGGCAGAAGGGTATCCGGGTTCTTACGAAAAAGGCACCGAGATTAAAAATCTGGCTGAAGCCAATGGGGTTGAAAATGCCTTTGTTTTCCATGCAGGGACAAAAGCTGAGGACGATAAGGTTCTAGCCACCGGTGGTCGTGTGTTGGGTGTAACAGGCCGTGGCACAAGCGTGAGCGAAGCTCAAGCGACAACTTATAAGGCTGTGGATGCCATTGACTGGCCGAAAGGTTTTTGCCGTCGTGATATCGGCTGGCGTGCGGTTGAGCGCGAAAAATCTTAA
- a CDS encoding M23 family metallopeptidase: protein MKNLWISIFAGPLLLLASSFAHAGTYSLNGHFKQGGLIYGTVTPGSIVTLDAKDVKVSKDGLFLLGFGRDHGSSSHLMITYPDGTQADETLKITKQNYKIQRINGLPKKKVTPDPVAVKRIKADNAAVWRTRTTVTDQAYFASGFDWPFKGRISGVFGSQRILNGKPRSPHKGTDIAAPTGTLIGADADGVISLVHQDMYLMGKCVMIDHGHGLQSIYIHMDEILVRDGQYVKKGDPVGKVGKTGRATGPHLHWGVSLNNVALDPELLVE from the coding sequence ATGAAGAACCTATGGATTTCTATTTTTGCAGGCCCCTTGCTGCTTCTCGCTTCTTCCTTTGCCCATGCAGGCACTTATTCCCTGAACGGGCATTTTAAACAGGGCGGGCTGATTTACGGGACAGTCACACCGGGCAGTATCGTCACGCTGGATGCCAAGGATGTCAAAGTATCCAAAGACGGTCTCTTCCTTCTTGGCTTTGGACGAGATCATGGCAGCTCAAGCCACTTGATGATCACCTATCCCGATGGCACGCAAGCTGATGAAACCTTAAAGATCACCAAACAGAATTATAAAATCCAACGCATTAATGGTCTGCCAAAAAAGAAAGTCACCCCCGACCCGGTGGCGGTTAAACGCATCAAGGCCGATAATGCGGCCGTGTGGCGCACCCGCACAACTGTGACGGACCAAGCCTATTTTGCCTCCGGCTTTGACTGGCCGTTTAAGGGGCGTATTTCCGGTGTGTTTGGCTCCCAACGTATCTTGAATGGAAAACCGCGCAGCCCGCACAAAGGCACGGATATTGCCGCGCCTACAGGCACCTTGATTGGTGCAGATGCCGATGGGGTCATTTCACTGGTGCATCAAGATATGTATCTGATGGGTAAATGCGTGATGATTGATCATGGCCACGGGCTGCAATCCATCTATATCCACATGGATGAAATTTTAGTTCGTGACGGTCAATATGTTAAAAAAGGCGATCCAGTCGGCAAAGTCGGTAAAACCGGACGGGCCACAGGGCCGCACCTGCATTGGGGGGTCAGCCTGAATAATGTCGCCCTTGACCCTGAATTATTGGTAGAATAA
- a CDS encoding lysophospholipid acyltransferase family protein gives MSLIKSITKSDGFRAFLCWIGAQYIRLVYLTGRWDVVNGDVPRKFWDEDKPFILAFWHGRILLMPYCWDRKKNIHMLISAHRDGQLIARTVGHFGIHTIEGSTSKGGATALRAMLKSLKNGECIGITPDGPRGPRMRASAGVVNVAKMSGVPVIPCAFGAAKRKHVRSWDRFCVAWPFSKGVFVWGDPIHVPKTAKGEELDQYQQVIEDQLTHVTNEADRLTGHPPVEAAAK, from the coding sequence ATGAGTCTGATTAAATCCATCACCAAGTCAGACGGGTTTCGGGCCTTTTTATGCTGGATCGGGGCGCAATATATCCGCCTTGTCTATTTGACCGGGCGTTGGGATGTGGTCAATGGCGATGTGCCGCGCAAGTTTTGGGATGAAGATAAGCCTTTTATCCTCGCCTTCTGGCATGGGCGTATTTTGTTGATGCCTTATTGCTGGGATCGCAAAAAAAATATCCATATGCTGATTTCTGCTCACCGTGATGGGCAATTGATTGCGCGCACAGTTGGGCATTTCGGCATTCATACTATTGAGGGGTCGACCTCTAAAGGCGGGGCAACGGCCTTGCGTGCCATGTTGAAATCCCTGAAGAATGGCGAATGTATTGGCATTACGCCAGATGGCCCGCGCGGACCGCGTATGCGGGCCTCAGCTGGTGTGGTCAATGTGGCGAAAATGTCCGGCGTGCCCGTGATCCCCTGTGCTTTTGGGGCAGCAAAACGCAAACATGTGCGCAGTTGGGATCGTTTCTGTGTCGCTTGGCCATTTTCCAAAGGGGTGTTTGTCTGGGGTGATCCGATCCATGTACCCAAAACAGCCAAAGGCGAAGAGCTGGACCAATACCAACAGGTCATTGAAGATCAACTGACCCATGTGACGAATGAAGCTGATCGTCTCACAGGCCATCCCCCGGTGGAGGCCGCAGCGAAATGA
- a CDS encoding lauroyl acyltransferase, with amino-acid sequence MSSFNTQKYIAHPAQGLVAHVLFFIMGLLPIDWASSIGGFIARTIGPKLKVTRIARDNLTQAFPDKSQAEINDIIVKMWDNLGRVAFEFPQVSKMNVYSDPDRFEVVGAENIALLEGDDKCGIFFSGHLANWEFCALGCAQHNPPVPVHLIYREPDNPHMRALFAKRKPTPECGLIPKGSKGARQALDVLKKGGHLAMLVDQKMNDGIAVPFFGRDAMTAPAIAQFALKYDCPVVPVRIERLDGVKFRITFFEPMEISKSGNRKGDMLKIMTDINGMLESWISERPEQWLWLHRRWPKN; translated from the coding sequence ATGTCCTCTTTTAACACACAGAAATATATTGCACACCCTGCCCAAGGGCTGGTTGCGCATGTGTTGTTTTTTATCATGGGACTGTTGCCAATTGACTGGGCCTCAAGCATTGGTGGATTTATTGCCCGTACCATTGGGCCAAAGCTAAAAGTCACACGCATTGCCCGTGATAATCTGACACAGGCTTTTCCGGATAAATCACAGGCGGAGATCAACGATATTATCGTGAAGATGTGGGATAATCTGGGGCGGGTTGCCTTTGAATTCCCGCAAGTCTCCAAGATGAATGTCTATAGTGATCCGGATCGTTTTGAGGTTGTGGGCGCAGAAAATATCGCCTTGCTTGAAGGGGATGACAAATGCGGGATTTTCTTTTCCGGCCATTTGGCGAACTGGGAATTTTGTGCGTTAGGTTGTGCGCAGCATAATCCGCCTGTGCCGGTCCATTTGATTTATCGCGAACCTGATAATCCGCATATGCGCGCCCTTTTTGCCAAACGCAAACCCACCCCGGAATGTGGCTTGATCCCGAAAGGGTCCAAAGGGGCGCGCCAAGCCCTTGATGTGCTGAAAAAAGGTGGTCATCTCGCCATGTTGGTGGATCAGAAGATGAATGACGGGATTGCAGTTCCGTTTTTTGGCCGCGATGCCATGACCGCACCTGCCATTGCACAATTTGCCCTGAAATATGATTGCCCGGTGGTGCCGGTGCGTATTGAACGCTTAGATGGGGTCAAATTCCGCATTACGTTTTTTGAGCCCATGGAAATCAGCAAATCCGGTAATCGCAAGGGCGATATGCTCAAGATTATGACCGATATTAATGGGATGCTGGAAAGCTGGATTTCTGAGCGCCCGGAGCAATGGCTCTGGCTTCATCGTCGCTGGCCGAAAAACTGA
- a CDS encoding 3-deoxy-D-manno-octulosonic acid transferase yields MSYSLYRGLTTISGPMITHYLKKRLARGKEHPTRYPERWGQASVARPEGKLVWLHGASVGEALSLLVVIDEIKKTYPDFTILITTGTVTSADLMAKRLPEGVIHQFVPVDRLSYVRSFLDHWQPDVAIWAESELWPNLVVETKKRGTKMALINARMSDKSLKTWRKLKGFIQTLLGCFDLCLAQTEKDGERYHSLGARDVQCPGNLKYASADLPVDTEELALLQKFIGKRPVWLAASTHKGEEAMMGRVHGALQDQHPDLFTIIAPRHPERGQEIVAELKAQGLNVCQRSQKEALSDQTQVYVADTLGEMGLFYRLSPIVFMGKSMEPLGGQNPLEPARLGCTLICGPYMTNFEEIMGRFIDAQAITIVENEQVIATKLQELFEDPKQCEVKAANAKIVAYTQAAVLGKTMKALKDLFE; encoded by the coding sequence ATGAGCTATTCCCTTTATCGCGGGCTGACGACCATTAGTGGCCCCATGATCACCCATTATCTCAAGAAACGACTGGCCCGTGGCAAGGAACACCCCACGCGCTATCCTGAACGTTGGGGGCAGGCATCTGTTGCACGACCTGAGGGTAAGCTGGTGTGGCTTCATGGGGCCAGTGTGGGCGAAGCGCTGTCCTTGTTGGTGGTGATTGACGAGATCAAAAAGACCTATCCGGATTTTACCATCCTGATCACCACAGGTACGGTCACGTCGGCAGATTTGATGGCAAAGCGCTTGCCCGAAGGGGTGATTCATCAGTTTGTCCCGGTGGATCGCCTGTCTTATGTGCGCAGTTTTCTGGATCATTGGCAACCGGATGTGGCGATTTGGGCTGAAAGTGAATTATGGCCTAACTTGGTGGTGGAAACCAAAAAGCGCGGCACAAAAATGGCGCTGATTAATGCGCGTATGTCCGATAAATCCTTAAAAACATGGCGCAAGCTCAAAGGTTTTATTCAAACCCTGCTGGGGTGTTTTGATCTATGTCTGGCTCAAACGGAAAAAGACGGCGAACGCTATCACAGCCTGGGGGCAAGGGATGTCCAATGTCCCGGCAATTTGAAATATGCCTCTGCTGACTTGCCTGTTGATACAGAAGAGCTGGCGTTGTTGCAGAAGTTTATTGGCAAACGCCCTGTTTGGCTCGCAGCCAGTACCCATAAGGGGGAAGAGGCTATGATGGGCCGGGTCCATGGGGCGCTGCAGGATCAACATCCTGACCTGTTCACCATCATTGCCCCGCGTCACCCCGAACGTGGGCAAGAGATTGTTGCAGAATTAAAAGCTCAAGGATTGAATGTCTGCCAACGCAGCCAAAAAGAAGCCTTAAGTGATCAGACACAAGTCTATGTGGCCGATACGTTGGGGGAAATGGGCTTGTTTTATCGCCTGTCCCCCATTGTTTTTATGGGCAAATCCATGGAACCGTTGGGCGGGCAAAACCCGTTGGAGCCTGCGCGTCTGGGCTGCACCTTGATCTGTGGCCCTTATATGACCAATTTTGAAGAGATTATGGGCCGTTTCATTGATGCACAGGCGATTACTATCGTGGAAAATGAACAGGTCATTGCTACAAAATTACAGGAGCTGTTTGAAGACCCGAAACAATGCGAAGTCAAGGCGGCGAATGCAAAGATCGTGGCCTATACTCAAGCGGCCGTTCTGGGCAAAACCATGAAAGCCCTGAAAGATTTGTTTGAGTAA
- a CDS encoding response regulator encodes MQTVLLVDDDIDVRFAMSQVLKRLGYDILEAANGIEALERLRERSVDHILLDIFMPEKDGFETINDVRRLYPDIKIIAMSGYNESSFSPLESAKSLGANSVLAKPFSAHQLQDALS; translated from the coding sequence ATGCAGACGGTTCTGCTTGTTGATGATGATATAGATGTGCGGTTTGCCATGTCTCAAGTTCTAAAAAGATTGGGATATGACATACTGGAAGCTGCCAATGGTATTGAGGCACTGGAGCGCCTGCGCGAAAGATCTGTTGATCATATTTTACTGGATATTTTCATGCCGGAAAAAGATGGCTTTGAAACCATCAACGATGTACGCCGTCTCTATCCCGATATCAAAATCATCGCCATGAGTGGCTATAATGAATCCAGTTTCAGCCCACTGGAATCCGCCAAAAGCCTTGGTGCCAACAGCGTCCTTGCCAAACCCTTTAGCGCCCACCAACTTCAAGACGCCCTAAGCTAG
- the xseA gene encoding exodeoxyribonuclease VII large subunit: protein MTDNPFADAFDSPAQHNQPVLSVSELSGALKRTVEDAFSLVRVRGEISGFKRAASGHLYLALKDENAVMDAVCWKGVAAKLDLRPQDGMEVVCKGRLTTYPGRSKYQLVIESMELAGEGALLKLLEDLKRKLASEGLFQPERKKPIPFLPQTIGIVTSPTGAVIRDIMHRLNDRFPRHVLLWPCLVQGKGAADQVAAAIRGFNALDGSNNIPRPDLLIVARGGGSLEDLWSFNEEIVVRAAAESDIPLISAVGHETDTTLIDYASDRRAPTPTAAAEMAVPVRRELYAQVMDDGARLENAINRTLDERTMRVTSAARAIPNPQRLVDDMTQRLDDRVERLSNSMDNLLQRHGMRVEQLAAKIPQPQQQIQNAQERLLGRTQALMSGYQSFIQKRQSQYDRTSALVRRKAVDDSLDRAGQKLNSLSALLESYSYKSVLDRGFALVSDKEGKAITSSSGLTSGDELSIQFGGDDKLDVLVNGEGITPSAPPTPQPAPKPKAKPKPKKAPAPEQGSLF from the coding sequence ATGACTGACAACCCTTTTGCAGATGCATTCGACAGCCCGGCGCAACATAACCAGCCTGTCCTTAGTGTTTCCGAACTTTCCGGTGCCTTGAAACGCACTGTGGAAGATGCCTTTTCTTTGGTACGTGTGCGCGGGGAAATCTCCGGCTTTAAACGTGCGGCTTCCGGCCACCTTTATCTGGCACTGAAAGATGAAAATGCCGTGATGGATGCGGTCTGCTGGAAAGGGGTAGCGGCCAAGCTCGACCTGCGCCCCCAAGATGGTATGGAAGTCGTCTGTAAGGGACGCCTGACAACCTATCCCGGCCGATCCAAATATCAGCTTGTTATTGAGTCTATGGAACTGGCAGGCGAGGGCGCGTTGCTCAAACTGTTGGAAGACCTGAAACGCAAGCTGGCGAGCGAAGGATTGTTTCAGCCGGAACGTAAAAAACCGATCCCCTTTTTGCCCCAAACCATCGGTATTGTGACCTCACCTACGGGTGCGGTGATCCGCGATATTATGCATCGCCTCAATGATCGTTTTCCCCGCCATGTGCTTCTGTGGCCTTGTCTGGTACAAGGAAAAGGGGCCGCTGATCAGGTCGCTGCGGCCATTCGCGGGTTTAACGCCTTGGACGGATCAAACAACATCCCACGCCCTGACCTTTTGATTGTGGCGCGTGGTGGCGGCTCACTGGAAGACCTCTGGTCCTTTAATGAAGAAATTGTAGTGCGTGCAGCCGCTGAAAGTGACATTCCGCTGATCTCGGCTGTGGGGCACGAAACCGACACAACCTTGATTGATTATGCCTCAGACCGACGTGCCCCCACCCCCACAGCAGCGGCGGAAATGGCCGTTCCGGTGCGCCGGGAACTCTATGCCCAGGTGATGGATGATGGCGCACGGCTGGAAAATGCCATTAACCGAACCCTTGATGAACGCACCATGCGCGTCACAAGTGCGGCGCGCGCCATCCCCAACCCCCAACGCCTGGTCGATGATATGACCCAGCGACTGGATGACCGGGTGGAACGACTGAGTAATTCCATGGACAACCTGTTACAACGCCATGGCATGCGCGTGGAACAACTGGCTGCAAAAATCCCCCAGCCGCAACAGCAAATCCAGAATGCACAGGAACGCTTGTTAGGGCGCACACAAGCGCTGATGTCGGGCTATCAATCCTTTATCCAGAAACGCCAAAGCCAGTATGATCGCACATCAGCCCTGGTGCGACGCAAGGCCGTCGATGATTCCCTGGATCGTGCAGGCCAGAAACTGAACAGCCTATCGGCCTTGTTGGAAAGTTATTCTTACAAAAGTGTGCTGGATCGTGGCTTTGCCCTGGTCAGTGACAAAGAGGGCAAGGCAATAACATCCTCTAGCGGTCTCACCAGCGGGGATGAGCTATCCATCCAGTTTGGCGGGGATGATAAACTGGATGTGCTGGTCAATGGTGAAGGCATCACCCCGAGTGCCCCGCCAACACCTCAACCCGCCCCAAAGCCCAAAGCCAAACCAAAACCCAAAAAAGCACCCGCACCAGAACAAGGAAGTTTGTTTTGA
- the lpxK gene encoding tetraacyldisaccharide 4'-kinase — MTTRRANQEARGQASAPVICIGNLTMGGAGKTPTAMAIAALLKQQGKTPFFLSRGYGGSLSGPVIVDDHGAEQVGDEPLLLKQIAPVCVSHDRVAGADLCVRQGADVIIMDDGFQNPHLYKDMSLLVVDGGYGHGNEKVFPAGPLREKLASGLKRAHGVIMIGTDQTNSCERIQAVSSNIPLMKADIQVEDRADLAGQKVVAFAGIGRPGKFFDTVQRLGCIICETVSFADHHPYSLKELIALQEQGERYGAKLLTTQKDWVRLPEEMRKHVDYVKISLVWQDQDVVKALLASL; from the coding sequence TTGACTACTCGGCGGGCCAATCAGGAAGCCCGTGGACAGGCGTCAGCGCCGGTGATCTGTATCGGCAACCTCACCATGGGGGGGGCGGGAAAAACGCCGACAGCCATGGCGATTGCAGCCTTGTTGAAACAGCAGGGAAAAACGCCTTTTTTTCTGTCACGGGGATATGGGGGCTCCCTATCCGGTCCTGTGATTGTTGATGATCACGGGGCAGAACAGGTGGGGGATGAACCCTTATTGCTGAAACAAATTGCCCCTGTCTGTGTTTCTCATGATCGGGTGGCGGGGGCTGATCTTTGTGTGCGCCAAGGTGCTGATGTTATCATTATGGATGATGGCTTTCAAAACCCGCATCTTTATAAAGACATGTCCTTGCTGGTGGTTGATGGCGGTTATGGTCATGGTAATGAAAAAGTCTTTCCTGCCGGACCGTTGCGTGAAAAACTCGCCAGTGGCCTGAAACGTGCCCATGGGGTAATTATGATTGGCACGGACCAGACCAATAGCTGTGAACGTATTCAAGCCGTTTCATCAAATATTCCCTTGATGAAAGCTGATATTCAGGTTGAGGATCGCGCCGATCTGGCTGGGCAAAAGGTCGTGGCCTTTGCCGGGATTGGGCGACCGGGGAAATTCTTTGATACGGTGCAGAGGCTGGGCTGTATCATCTGTGAGACGGTGAGTTTTGCCGATCATCACCCCTATAGCCTGAAAGAACTTATCGCCTTGCAAGAACAGGGGGAAAGATATGGGGCAAAATTGCTCACCACGCAAAAAGATTGGGTGCGCCTGCCAGAAGAGATGCGAAAACATGTGGATTATGTGAAAATCTCGCTGGTCTGGCAGGACCAAGACGTGGTAAAGGCACTGTTGGCGTCACTTTAA
- a CDS encoding EAL domain-containing protein, giving the protein MAFFSLFSPQRIWDTLVHCRLCRQVTGAVFIAIVLVEGAILIFSVNNFERDRLLEIEREGFAVVRAWLEISGDSPVTLNKMAPMIGGGSVLLSAQVTDEEGKEVAYLSQNSILAPAQETFQASWSPSELGYPYWVSARLDKTEIPAQVTAFIWRIIGLVLLISFFVTIVTMAILERLMLHPIRQMHARMGEAGLDLAHPENHQVTDRRNDELGDMAGAYNQLLGRLSKAFAEIRTQQENLQHHNTQLESDVAERTKELNLVVHDLRREAVERERAEKALDASKSELSSEHLKKLAYTDTLTGLANRDLFMDRCNQVLRQMKRQDVKAAVHLIDLDGFHAINQTYGSQGGDTVLQTVADRLGALVRESDTLARLSADEFAVVQFDIQDSDDASVFAQRITERIREAIDWQDEEIDISCSIGITLLGSEDTSAEDVLHHVALARGRAKEDQGASYHFYAEEMNRQALERQDIERDLKKALQRDELVLFYQPKLDVRNKHVSGMEALVRWNHPERGLLGPGFFIPVAERSPLIIAIGEWVLREACRQAQRWQGEGMGKLKVAVNVSAVQLAESCMVTTVRQVLLETGLAPHLLELEITESAVMENVEDTITVLEELRGLGVSLSIDDFGTGYSSLNYLKRFPVKRIKIDKAFVDEIVDETSEGVIARAVVTMGHSFGMEITAEGVEEEFQHQFLSNLGCDEIQGYLFAKPMAAVDFEDFVKAQAKDAGSAQ; this is encoded by the coding sequence ATGGCGTTTTTCAGCCTGTTTTCGCCACAGCGTATTTGGGACACATTGGTGCATTGTCGATTGTGTCGTCAAGTCACTGGGGCGGTTTTTATTGCTATTGTGCTGGTCGAAGGTGCGATTTTGATTTTTTCGGTCAATAATTTTGAACGTGACCGTCTGTTGGAAATTGAACGTGAAGGCTTTGCGGTTGTACGCGCCTGGCTGGAAATCAGTGGTGACAGTCCTGTGACCTTAAACAAAATGGCCCCGATGATTGGGGGCGGTTCGGTCCTTTTATCAGCTCAGGTCACAGATGAAGAGGGCAAGGAAGTGGCTTATTTATCCCAAAATTCCATTTTGGCACCCGCGCAGGAAACTTTTCAAGCGAGCTGGAGCCCAAGTGAACTTGGTTATCCCTATTGGGTGAGTGCGCGGTTGGATAAAACAGAAATTCCCGCTCAGGTCACGGCCTTTATCTGGCGGATTATCGGCTTGGTTTTGTTGATTTCCTTTTTTGTGACGATTGTCACCATGGCGATTTTGGAACGTTTGATGCTGCACCCTATTCGCCAGATGCACGCCCGTATGGGGGAGGCCGGTCTGGATTTGGCCCATCCGGAAAACCATCAGGTGACAGACAGGCGCAATGATGAACTGGGTGATATGGCCGGGGCCTATAACCAATTGTTGGGGCGTTTGTCTAAGGCATTTGCGGAAATCCGTACCCAGCAGGAAAATTTACAGCATCATAATACCCAGCTGGAAAGTGATGTGGCCGAACGGACCAAAGAGCTGAATTTGGTGGTGCATGATTTGCGCCGCGAAGCTGTGGAACGTGAACGTGCCGAAAAAGCTCTTGATGCATCAAAGAGTGAGCTATCGTCTGAACACCTTAAGAAACTGGCGTATACGGACACGTTGACCGGGCTGGCAAACCGGGACCTGTTTATGGATCGCTGTAATCAGGTTTTGCGCCAGATGAAACGTCAGGATGTCAAAGCGGCTGTGCATTTGATTGATCTGGATGGGTTTCATGCGATCAATCAGACGTATGGCTCTCAAGGGGGCGATACGGTTTTACAAACGGTGGCTGATCGCCTTGGAGCTTTGGTGCGCGAATCTGATACATTGGCACGATTAAGTGCCGATGAATTTGCTGTGGTTCAGTTTGATATTCAGGATAGTGATGATGCCTCTGTCTTTGCCCAACGCATCACGGAACGCATTCGAGAAGCGATTGACTGGCAAGATGAGGAAATCGACATCAGTTGTTCCATTGGCATTACGCTTCTTGGTTCAGAAGATACATCGGCGGAAGATGTGCTTCATCATGTGGCTTTGGCGCGAGGTCGGGCCAAGGAAGACCAAGGGGCCAGTTATCATTTTTACGCAGAAGAAATGAACCGTCAGGCGTTGGAACGCCAAGATATTGAAAGAGATTTGAAAAAGGCCCTGCAACGAGACGAATTGGTGCTGTTTTATCAGCCCAAACTGGATGTGCGAAATAAACACGTATCGGGCATGGAGGCTTTGGTGCGCTGGAACCATCCTGAACGCGGTCTATTGGGGCCGGGCTTTTTCATTCCTGTGGCAGAACGTAGCCCCTTAATTATAGCCATTGGCGAGTGGGTGCTTCGTGAAGCCTGCAGGCAAGCCCAGCGTTGGCAAGGTGAAGGCATGGGAAAATTGAAAGTCGCGGTGAATGTGTCAGCCGTTCAACTGGCGGAAAGTTGCATGGTCACGACTGTTCGCCAAGTGTTGTTGGAAACGGGATTAGCACCCCATCTTTTAGAATTGGAAATTACCGAAAGTGCGGTGATGGAAAATGTGGAAGACACCATCACCGTGTTGGAAGAATTGCGTGGCCTTGGGGTGTCTTTATCCATTGATGATTTTGGCACAGGTTATTCCAGCCTGAATTACCTGAAACGTTTCCCGGTCAAGCGGATTAAGATTGATAAGGCTTTTGTGGATGAGATTGTTGATGAAACCAGCGAAGGGGTCATTGCGCGTGCCGTTGTCACCATGGGCCATAGCTTTGGCATGGAAATCACAGCCGAAGGGGTGGAAGAAGAGTTTCAACATCAGTTTTTATCAAATTTGGGATGCGATGAAATTCAGGGCTATCTCTTTGCCAAACCGATGGCCGCAGTTGATTTTGAAGATTTTGTAAAAGCACAGGCAAAAGACGCAGGCTCCGCCCAGTAA
- a CDS encoding glycosyltransferase family 2 protein encodes MTSSPELSVIVPVKNEAENIQPLVGEIMAALEGRIEYEIVYVDDGSDDDTPARLKDMQKITDKLQVVTHKKSCGQSTAVRTGVQHAKGRVVATLDGDGQNDPADIPALYDELIKEDQQDLLLMAGWRAKRHDSAFKLWQSRNANKIRAKLLGDNTPDTGCGLKVLTRTAFLDLPYFNHMHRFLPALMIRRGGQVKSVVVNHRARERGTSKYGMWNRLWVGIVDIMGVMWLQSRGKVPEIIPQDKA; translated from the coding sequence ATGACATCATCCCCAGAACTCTCTGTGATTGTGCCCGTTAAAAACGAAGCAGAAAACATCCAGCCTTTGGTTGGTGAAATTATGGCTGCACTTGAGGGGCGAATTGAGTATGAAATCGTCTATGTGGATGATGGCAGTGATGATGACACGCCTGCTCGCCTGAAAGATATGCAAAAAATTACCGACAAATTGCAGGTGGTGACGCATAAAAAATCCTGTGGTCAAAGCACAGCGGTGCGCACAGGGGTTCAACATGCCAAGGGCCGTGTGGTCGCCACACTGGATGGGGATGGGCAGAACGATCCGGCTGATATTCCAGCTCTTTATGATGAATTGATCAAGGAAGATCAGCAGGACTTACTGTTGATGGCCGGTTGGCGTGCCAAGCGTCACGACAGTGCTTTCAAACTGTGGCAGTCACGCAATGCGAATAAAATCCGGGCTAAATTGCTGGGTGATAATACACCGGATACAGGCTGTGGCTTGAAGGTCCTGACCCGAACAGCCTTTCTGGATTTGCCTTACTTCAATCATATGCATCGTTTTTTGCCTGCTTTGATGATCCGCCGGGGCGGTCAGGTGAAATCGGTTGTGGTGAACCATCGTGCGCGGGAACGTGGCACATCCAAGTATGGTATGTGGAACCGCCTGTGGGTTGGTATCGTCGATATCATGGGGGTGATGTGGCTGCAATCACGCGGCAAGGTGCCGGAAATCATTCCTCAGGATAAAGCATGA